Proteins encoded within one genomic window of Aquarana catesbeiana isolate 2022-GZ linkage group LG03, ASM4218655v1, whole genome shotgun sequence:
- the LOC141134458 gene encoding olfactory receptor 5AP2-like, with product MNLRNSTHVTEFILSGLSSDPNLQLPLFLLCFSVYMVTLLGNFMLVLVIYVTPILQTPMYTFLMNLSLIDIFYSSAITPNVMVNIFSINKTITITGCATQMFLFIDLAGSEVMLLPVMAYDRYVAICKPLYYARLINRATCFQLLSSIYTAALVNALLHTYCAFTLPFCKSNRINHFFCDINPILKLSCKDTFVNQMLAFVVAGSLEVGSFFCIMTSYICILSALCRIGSSKRIKPLSTCASHFTCVAMFYCPVFFTYLRPNSAYSVEQDWVVSVFYTLIIPMLNPIIYSLRNQDVKQALTKLMTSTMVP from the coding sequence ATGAATCTCAGGAATAGTACACATGTGACAGAATTTATCCTCTCTGGTCTCTCCTCTGACCCGAACCTTCAGCTGCCTCTCTTTCTACTCTGCTTCTCAGTGTACATGGTGACTCTGCTTGGAAACTTTATGTTAGTTTTGGTAATTTATGTGACTCCTATTCTTCAAACACCAATGTACACTTTCCTAATGAACTTATCCCTTATAGATATATTTTATTCATCAGCTATTACGCCAAATGTTATGGTCAATATCTTCTCTATAAACAAGACAATCACCATCACTGGATGTGCCACACAAATGTTTCTTTTCATAGATCTTGCAGGCTCTGAAGTCATGTTACTACCCGTCATGGCCTATGATCGCTATGTAGCTATATGTAAGCCATTGTATTATGCCAGACTTATCAACCGGGCAACCTGTTTTCAGCTCCTCTCCTCAATATATACAGCAGCATTGGTGAATGCATTATTACACACATATTGTGCATTTACGTTACCATTCTGCAAGTCGAATCGAATCAATCATTTCTTTTGCGATATCAATCCTATTTTAAAATTGTCATGTAAAGATACCTTTGTTAATCAAATGTTGGCATTTGTTGTTGCTGGATCTCTTGAAGTGGGCTCTTTCTTTTGTATAATGACATCATATATCTGTATTTTAAGTGCTCTATGCAGAATTGGCTCTTCTAAAAGAATCAAGCCTCTGTCTACCTGTGCCTCTCACTTTACCTGTGTAGCAATGTTTTACTGTCCAGTTTTCTTCACCTATCTACGTCCAAATTCTGCCTACTCGGTGGAGCAGGACTGGGTGGTGTCTGTGTTCTATACATTAATCATTCCAATGTTAAATCCCATCATCTATAGTTTGAGGAACCAAGATGTAAAACAAGCTCTGACTAAACTGATGACATCCACCATGGTCCCCTGA